The following are from one region of the Chlamydiota bacterium genome:
- a CDS encoding glycosyltransferase family 4 protein, protein MKVVFIGLSGYDHPYVRVRCHNFAKLLRERGVEAEVLSFKEAFSPSVADDGMLRLRDPQKLGQTLRALCRLAGKRRAILYVQKAHWHAAAPFILRRLRLNRFVLDYDDWDLDRSPFFDRKRMNRLLFGADGVEPITRRVAAAADAVVASSGPLLELMRRYNPAAFLVPTGVDEKRFRRTGPPPEGPVTAVWCGKVWGRVIYENLRFCVDCVLDARRVHPSLRFVVAGDGAWMGRIEEYVRERGAGGVEFAGWIHPDRMSDFLSRAHIGLLPLVPDAENSDWMRCKSPTKLFEYMAMEIPTVASRYGEAVSIVADGQEAFLASERGEFAAKLAALAGDAGLRRAMGSRARRRVEERYCHRVMGDALLEAVECAAGLRGRLGG, encoded by the coding sequence GTGAAGGTCGTCTTCATCGGGCTCAGCGGCTATGACCATCCGTACGTGCGGGTGCGCTGCCACAACTTCGCGAAGCTGCTCAGGGAACGGGGGGTCGAGGCGGAGGTGCTCTCCTTCAAGGAGGCATTCTCCCCCTCGGTCGCGGACGACGGGATGCTCCGCCTCCGCGACCCGCAGAAGCTCGGGCAGACCCTGAGGGCGCTGTGCCGGCTGGCGGGGAAGCGGCGGGCGATCCTTTACGTTCAGAAGGCGCACTGGCATGCGGCGGCGCCGTTCATCCTCCGGAGGTTGCGGCTCAACCGGTTCGTCCTCGACTACGACGATTGGGATCTCGACCGGTCGCCGTTCTTCGACCGGAAGCGGATGAACCGGCTGCTGTTCGGGGCCGACGGCGTGGAGCCGATCACGCGGCGGGTGGCCGCCGCGGCGGACGCGGTGGTGGCGTCCAGCGGGCCTCTCCTCGAGCTCATGCGGCGGTACAACCCCGCCGCGTTTCTCGTCCCGACCGGCGTCGACGAGAAGAGGTTCAGGAGGACGGGACCTCCCCCCGAAGGCCCCGTCACCGCGGTCTGGTGCGGGAAGGTATGGGGGCGAGTGATCTACGAGAACCTCCGTTTTTGCGTCGACTGCGTGCTCGATGCGCGGCGCGTCCATCCGTCCCTGCGGTTTGTCGTCGCCGGGGACGGCGCGTGGATGGGGAGGATCGAAGAGTATGTCCGGGAGCGGGGCGCGGGCGGTGTCGAGTTCGCCGGATGGATACACCCCGACCGGATGTCCGATTTCCTCTCGCGGGCGCACATAGGGCTCCTCCCGCTGGTCCCCGACGCCGAAAACTCCGATTGGATGCGGTGCAAGAGCCCGACAAAGCTTTTCGAGTACATGGCCATGGAGATCCCCACCGTGGCCAGCAGGTACGGGGAGGCGGTATCCATCGTCGCCGACGGGCAGGAGGCGTTCCTCGCCTCGGAGAGGGGGGAGTTCGCCGCGAAGCTGGCCGCGCTCGCCGGGGACGCGGGCCTCAGGCGAGCGATGGGCTCGCGGGCTCGGCGAAGGGTGGAGGAGAGATACTGCCATCGGGTGATGGGGGACGCCCTGCTGGAGGCGGTCGAGTGCGCGGCCGGCCTCCGCGGTCGCCTCGGAGGCTGA